From the Candidatus Bathyarchaeota archaeon genome, one window contains:
- the proS gene encoding proline--tRNA ligase, with the protein MSDIGVTARKGEDFSEWYTQVVLRSGLADYAPVKGCMIIREDAYAMWEKIQDVINRKIKATGHKNVYFPMFIPEGFLKQESEHFEGFTPEVAWITQGGSTPLEEKLAVRPTSETIMYDAFSKWIRSWRDLPLKLNQWCNIVRWETKATKLFLRTREFLWQEGHTAHATAEQAQEQVLYALEEYRDLMENYLAIPVIVGTKTESEKFAGADYTTALEAMMPDGKALQMGTSHNLGQNFGKVFNITYIGEDEKDHYVWQTSWGITTRLIGALVMVHGDDKGLVLPPRIAPIQVVIVPIPYKGADPNDIAAKAKETAVKLQERGLSVVFDNREEYTPGWKFNQWELKGVPVRVEIGPRDLKQGQVTLVRRDVKQKTAVADADVVEQVQALLEEIQRSLYVKARENLEAKTTHIKSYEEFKKVLSQKGGFLKAAWCGNPECEAKIKEETSATIRVEPFQKEQPTTNCIYCNQKAKDLVYFAKSY; encoded by the coding sequence ATGTCGGATATTGGTGTGACTGCGCGGAAGGGTGAGGATTTTTCTGAGTGGTATACGCAGGTTGTTTTGCGTTCTGGGTTGGCGGATTATGCGCCTGTGAAGGGTTGTATGATTATTCGTGAAGACGCGTATGCTATGTGGGAGAAAATTCAGGATGTTATTAACCGTAAGATTAAGGCGACTGGTCACAAGAACGTTTATTTTCCTATGTTTATTCCTGAGGGTTTTTTGAAGCAGGAATCGGAGCATTTTGAGGGGTTTACTCCTGAGGTTGCGTGGATAACTCAAGGCGGCAGCACTCCCTTGGAGGAAAAGTTGGCGGTTCGCCCCACTTCTGAGACTATAATGTATGATGCGTTTTCTAAGTGGATTCGCAGTTGGCGTGATTTGCCCTTGAAACTTAATCAGTGGTGCAACATCGTAAGGTGGGAAACCAAAGCTACCAAACTGTTTTTGCGCACCCGCGAGTTCCTCTGGCAAGAAGGACACACCGCCCACGCCACCGCCGAGCAAGCCCAAGAACAGGTGCTTTACGCGCTCGAAGAATACCGTGACCTCATGGAAAACTACCTCGCCATACCCGTCATCGTGGGCACCAAAACTGAGAGCGAAAAATTTGCAGGCGCAGACTACACCACCGCCCTAGAAGCCATGATGCCTGACGGGAAAGCCCTGCAAATGGGCACCTCACATAATCTGGGACAAAACTTTGGCAAAGTCTTCAACATCACCTACATCGGCGAAGACGAAAAAGACCATTACGTTTGGCAGACCAGCTGGGGCATAACCACCCGACTCATCGGCGCCTTAGTTATGGTCCACGGAGACGACAAAGGTTTGGTGTTGCCGCCTAGAATCGCGCCCATCCAAGTTGTCATTGTTCCTATTCCGTATAAGGGTGCTGACCCCAACGATATAGCCGCTAAAGCCAAAGAAACCGCGGTCAAACTTCAAGAGCGGGGGCTGTCGGTGGTTTTTGATAACCGCGAAGAATACACGCCTGGATGGAAATTTAACCAGTGGGAACTCAAGGGCGTTCCTGTGCGTGTTGAGATTGGTCCGCGTGATCTTAAGCAGGGGCAGGTTACTTTGGTTCGCCGTGACGTCAAACAAAAAACCGCCGTAGCCGACGCTGATGTGGTGGAGCAGGTGCAGGCTTTGCTTGAGGAAATTCAGCGCAGCCTCTACGTTAAAGCCCGAGAAAACCTAGAAGCAAAAACCACCCACATCAAAAGCTACGAAGAATTCAAAAAAGTCCTAAGCCAAAAAGGCGGCTTTCTGAAAGCTGCATGGTGCGGCAACCCCGAATGCGAAGCAAAAATCAAAGAAGAAACCAGCGCCACCATACGTGTAGAACCCTTCCAAAAAGAACAACCCACCACCAACTGCATCTACTGCAACCAAAAAGCCAAAGACCTCGTCTACTTCGCCAAATCCTACTAA
- a CDS encoding DUF354 domain-containing protein, whose translation MPDVWLDTVTPKISIVIHSLLPSLHAKGYSTLVSAKKQTQTTDLLDALEVPYYAVGDYGATVEEKLAADANRTLEFLELFKKVGKPKVLWAHGDVAAIRTAFGLKIPIVYANDTVFAYHVARLAAPLVDWLVAPVSFGKSWSKYGISKSRIVHYDGLEEVSWMQGSGFEAPEFVKELADMRPTVLFRDAEYQASYCSEVKVDTQRLLEELSKVATVVYLPRYEKEKERLKDLENVWTPPKPVLTAQLLPYIDLMVGSGGTACRETALAGIPTINFHFWDVQARYLHKKGFPIQIQKNTNKILKEAKKILQNPKQYKMDTKEALSKLESPVPVWTKYIERCLRPT comes from the coding sequence ATGCCTGATGTTTGGTTGGATACGGTTACGCCCAAAATTAGCATAGTTATTCATAGTTTGCTGCCAAGTTTGCACGCGAAGGGGTATAGTACGTTGGTTTCAGCTAAGAAACAGACGCAGACCACAGATTTGCTGGATGCGTTGGAGGTGCCGTATTATGCTGTTGGGGATTATGGGGCAACGGTGGAGGAAAAGTTAGCGGCAGATGCTAACCGAACATTAGAGTTTTTAGAGCTCTTCAAGAAAGTAGGCAAACCCAAAGTTTTATGGGCACACGGCGATGTGGCAGCCATTCGAACCGCATTTGGACTAAAAATTCCTATTGTGTACGCAAATGATACGGTGTTTGCTTATCACGTAGCGCGTTTGGCGGCTCCGTTGGTGGATTGGCTAGTTGCGCCTGTGAGTTTTGGTAAGTCATGGAGCAAATATGGCATATCCAAGAGCAGGATTGTGCATTATGATGGGTTGGAGGAGGTTTCGTGGATGCAAGGCAGCGGCTTTGAAGCGCCAGAGTTTGTTAAGGAACTGGCGGATATGCGACCTACGGTGTTGTTTAGGGACGCTGAGTACCAAGCTAGCTACTGTAGCGAAGTCAAGGTCGATACGCAGCGGCTTTTAGAAGAGTTGAGTAAGGTGGCGACGGTGGTTTATTTGCCGCGGTATGAGAAAGAAAAAGAACGCCTCAAGGATTTGGAGAATGTTTGGACGCCGCCTAAGCCCGTGTTAACCGCGCAGCTTTTGCCCTACATTGACTTGATGGTTGGCAGCGGCGGAACCGCATGCAGAGAAACCGCCCTCGCAGGCATACCCACCATAAACTTCCACTTCTGGGATGTGCAAGCGCGCTACCTTCACAAAAAAGGCTTCCCCATCCAAATCCAGAAAAACACAAACAAAATCCTAAAAGAAGCCAAGAAAATCCTGCAAAACCCCAAGCAGTACAAGATGGACACCAAAGAGGCGCTGTCAAAGTTGGAGTCGCCTGTTCCAGTTTGGACCAAATATATTGAGCGTTGCCTGCGCCCGACTTAA
- a CDS encoding glycosyltransferase translates to MNKKVDLVMWTKNGAQTLPAVLKQINKVIPAKNVQNRIIADDHSTDETREIAESLGWTVVYNQGTGISDGANTTLKHVTSEYFVSFEQDLLLTPNWWKTIPPLLEKRGVGAASGMRFANKPHGVKKLQQYVAKKYRGEAYLASWLRTRQMAAFTLGKTLDNTIYKTAAIREIGGFPKIKVNAGVDTTLAYRLEQAGYHWIVDYNVQSVHIRQGLNQELKHQYWYATQLNEIWGRIEIETNKPPPITRNSILSRFFTAPLTGIFVAFKTKDATIAAIHPLIRFYYLKGYLETGKFN, encoded by the coding sequence ATGAACAAAAAAGTTGACTTGGTGATGTGGACTAAAAACGGGGCACAAACCTTGCCTGCCGTCTTAAAGCAGATTAACAAGGTCATACCCGCAAAAAACGTTCAAAATCGCATAATAGCTGACGACCACAGCACCGATGAGACACGGGAAATCGCGGAGTCTTTAGGCTGGACTGTCGTGTACAACCAAGGCACAGGCATAAGCGACGGCGCAAACACCACCCTCAAACACGTCACCAGCGAATACTTTGTAAGTTTTGAACAGGACCTGCTTTTAACTCCTAACTGGTGGAAAACAATTCCGCCCCTGCTCGAAAAACGTGGGGTCGGCGCGGCGTCAGGTATGCGTTTTGCCAACAAACCCCATGGTGTTAAGAAGCTTCAGCAGTACGTGGCAAAAAAGTACCGTGGCGAAGCGTATTTGGCTTCTTGGCTGCGGACACGACAGATGGCAGCGTTCACGTTAGGCAAAACCTTGGATAACACCATCTACAAAACCGCGGCTATACGCGAAATTGGGGGCTTTCCCAAGATTAAAGTTAACGCGGGCGTAGACACCACATTGGCTTATCGGCTCGAACAGGCTGGTTATCACTGGATTGTAGACTACAACGTCCAATCCGTTCACATACGCCAAGGACTAAACCAAGAACTAAAACATCAATACTGGTATGCAACGCAGCTAAACGAGATATGGGGCAGAATCGAAATAGAAACCAACAAGCCCCCACCAATCACCCGCAACAGCATCCTCTCACGCTTCTTCACCGCCCCCCTAACAGGCATCTTCGTAGCCTTCAAAACCAAAGACGCCACCATCGCAGCCATCCACCCGCTAATTCGCTTCTACTACCTAAAAGGCTACCTAGAAACAGGAAAATTCAACTAA